The Cucumis melo cultivar AY chromosome 5, USDA_Cmelo_AY_1.0, whole genome shotgun sequence genome has a segment encoding these proteins:
- the LOC103498254 gene encoding acid phosphatase 1-like — translation MASPTSILSFLLLLLLLLLLADLTATVGSSTEVIKMYPRQDVVAEEPKCESWKFSIDVNNAGSWNSIPRPCIDFVKDYFNSGRYTADSRSAAAFSLTFARSVEVTEGDAWIFDVDETLLSNLQFYKDNEFGLKPYNDTSFIEWVKKGSAPALPASFAVYKWVKKLGLKIFILTGRDESLRAVTEQNLIAAGYSGWEELILRGPNDKGKNNMEYKSEKRGELVKKGYTIQGSSGDQWSDLMGFALAKRSFKLPNPMYYVS, via the exons ATGGCTTCTCCGACTTcaattctctcttttcttcttcttcttcttcttcttcttctactcgCTGATCTCACCGCCACCGTGGGCTCCTCTACCGAAGTCATCAAAATGTATCCGAGACAAGATGTCGTCGCGGAGGAACCCAAATGTGAGAGCTGGAAATTCTCCATCGACGTCAACAACGCCGGATCCTGGAATTCTATTCCTCGACCTTGCATTGACTTTGTAAAGGACTACTTCAACAGCGGCCGCTATACTGCCGACTCTCGTTCTGCCGCAGCCTTCTCCTTGACCTTTGCTAGATCAGTCGAGGTTACCGAGGGCGACGCTTGGATTTTTGACGTTGACGAGACACTGCTTTCAAATTTGCAATTTTACAAAGATAACGAGTTTGG gTTGAAACCCTACAATGACACTTCGTTCATTGAGTGGGTGAAGAAGGGGTCAGCTCCTGCATTACCAGCTAGTTTTGCGGTATACAAATGGGTGAAAAAGCTTGGATTaaagatttttattttaactGGGCGAGATGAATCTCTTAGAGCTGTCACAGAACAAAACCTAATTGCTGCTGGCTATTCTGGTTGGGAGGAACTTATTCTCAG GGGACCTAATGACAAAGGAAAGAATAATATGGAGTACAAATCAGAAAAGAGAGGTGAATTAGTGAAAAAAGGATACACAATCCAAGGAAGCTCTGGAGACCAATGGAGTGATTTGATGGGATTTGCTCTAGCAAAACGATCATTCAAGCTTCCAAACCCAATGTACTATGTGTCTTAA
- the LOC103498220 gene encoding uncharacterized protein LOC103498220 has protein sequence MDPCPFVRLMVDSLALNLPQATRPAGAAVHPSATPCFCKISIKNFPSQTALLPLSSVSGDSPPDSAASSAGFHLDPSSLRRLSGKPVVMCLSVFAGRMGHTCGVNSGKLLGRVRITVSIDGAENKPKVFQNGWVKLGKDEDKISARLHLVVRSEPDPRFVFQFGGEPECSPVVFQIQGNIRQPVFSCKFSADRNSRTRSLPSDFSFNSTKGKWMRTFSGEREKPGRERKGWMIMVYDLSGSPVAAASMITPFVPSPGTDRVSRSNPGAWLILRPHGFSVSSWKPWGRLEAWRERGPIDGLGYKFELVADSGLATGIPIAEATMSVKKGGQFCIDRKTVRDFTTNSKSTVKGSFVMASSVEGEGKVSKPIVQVGVQHVTCMADAALFVALSAAIDLSMDACRHFTQKLRRELCHDEHDSSFL, from the exons ATGGATCCATGTCCTTTCGTCCGCCTAATGGTAGACTCCCTCGCTCTCAACCTCCCTCAAGCAACCCGACCCGCCGGCGCCGCCGTTCACCCATCCGCCACCCCCTGCTTCTGCAAGATCTCCATCAAGAATTTCCCTTCCCAGACGGCGCTTCTTCCTCTTTCGTCTGTTTCCGGCGACTCTCCCCCTGACTCCGCCGCGTCATCCGCCGGTTTCCATCTCGACCCCTCGTCTCTCCGACGGCTTTCCGGTAAGCCAGTGGTGATGTGTTTGTCCGTTTTCGCCGGGCGGATGGGCCACACTTGTGGGGTTAATTCCGGCAAGTTGTTGGGCCGGGTTCGGATAACCGTCTCGATCGACGGCGCTGAGAATAAACCGAAAGTGTTCCAAAATGGATGGGTGAAATTAGGGAAAGATGAGGATAAAATTTCAGCTCGTCTTCATTTGGTTGTCCGGTCTGAACCGGATCCCCGGTTTGTATTCCAATTCGGCGGCGAACCGGAATGTAGCCCGGTTGTTTTCCAGATCCAAGGCAATATCCGACAGCCGGTTTTCAGTTGCAAGTTCAGTGCCGATCGGAACTCGAGAACCCG GTCACTGCCATCCGATTTCAGCTTCAACAGCACCAAAGGGAAATGGATGAGAACTTTTTCAGGTGAGAGAGAGAAGCCAGGGAGAGAAAGAAAGGGTTGGATGATCATGGTCTACGACCTCTCCGGCTCCCCAGTCGCCGCTGCCTCCATGATCACTCCCTTCGTCCCTTCCCCAGGCACCGATCGTGTCTCCCGCTCTAACCCCGGCGCCTGGCTCATCCTCCGTCCCCACGGTTTCTCCGTAAGTAGTTGGAAGCCATGGGGCCGCCTCGAAGCATGGCGTGAGCGGGGACCCATAGATGGCTTAGGTTACAAATTTGAACTCGTCGCCGACTCTGGACTAGCCACCGGCATTCCCATTGCGGAAGCCACGATGAGCGTAAAGAAAGGTGGCCAGTTTTGCATTGACCGTAAAACCGTGAGAGATTTTACTACAAACTCGAAATCTACTGTTAAAG GTAGCTTTGTAATGGCGTCGAGTGTGGAGGGAGAAGGGAAAGTGAGTAAGCCCATCGTACAAGTTGGAGTTCAACACGTGACGTGCATGGCGGATGCTGCTTTATTCGTGGCACTTTCAGCAGCAATTGATCTAAGCATGGATGCTTGTAGACATTTTACACAAAAGCTAAGAAGAGAGCTTTGTCACGACGAACACGATTCCAGTTTTCTCTAA